Part of the Choloepus didactylus isolate mChoDid1 chromosome 27, mChoDid1.pri, whole genome shotgun sequence genome is shown below.
aggaccagcagatgctagccatgtacCTTCCCTTCTGACAGGGGTGATCTCGATGCCATCGACTTTCTTTGCTGAAGGTAttctcatgttgatgccttagtttggacacttttatgaccttagaactgtaaattcgtaacctaataaatcccctttgtattagttagggttctctagggaaacagaatcaataagagatatatgtaaatataagactttatgaaagtgtctcatgcaactgtgggaatgcataagtccaaattccatagggcaggcagtgaattggcaactccaatgaaggtgtttgatggattcctcaggaaacgctttgctggctagccaaagaagaagagaaggtcctctctctctcttccttgaaagtcttcaactgattggattaaatccagctgattgaatgcTCTCATTGCataagacatgccctttgttgatgtgatcagtcacaggtgcagtcaattgactgacgatttaatgaaccagccttctggtttattaaccagccataaatgtacTTGCAGTAAttgttaggacagtgcttgctcaaccagacacctgggcaccatcacctggccaagttgacacataaaacctaaccataacaccctttatagaagccaatccatttctggtattttgcataaggcaactttagcaaacctgaAAATGTGTGTTTCCAgtggaatgattaaataaattgttaGAGAGTCACACAATGGAATCCTACACATCAATACCAATGAATGATCTATAACAACATGCAATCGTAAATTCACAAACAACATATggaaagaaaaagccaaattcaGAACAGTCATtcattatgattccatttatataaagtacacAATGTGTGAAAGTGATCTGTGCTATTAGATGTCGTCATAGTGATTTTCCCTTGGAGGACCGAGAGGGGCCTCAGGAGGAGCCTTTGGAACGGACTATGCTCTGTTTTATTATCTAGGAGCTATATCCAAGGTTGAATTAGCTTTGTTAAATTGCATTGTGCTATGCATTAAGATCTGTGcatcttagaaaattgtttttaaatacctATCACCAAATTTTAAAAGTTGGCAGAACATAAGTAGGTTAGTATTGAAACATCCTTGTATAGTCAAAATGGAACTTAAAGGGATTAAATAAATTACcctgtaattaattaattaattaattgtggTTTGAGAATGCatttaatctcaataaaaaccgTCAAGAATAGTTTCTAGAAAAGATGCATTTGTCCTCCTGCTAACTGCAGCAGCAACACACATTTCTGCATCATAATCTACTCAAAGAATCTGAAGAGATCAAGTTCCACACTGACAATTTTAATAAGATGCTGAATGTTTTCTGTGAAATAAGGAAATGTGTATAAATATACTTATTACTTCctgttctcctttcttttgttaCTGTTCTTGGAAATGTAAATATAAGGGATAATTTCAAAGTTTTGTAAAACCTatcttaaatctttttaaaaaataaaattccaaaatctGGTGTTATTTGCTATTAGATGCCCTGGTAACTGATTTATCTATCATCTAAAAGCTGTAAATATCTTGAAGGTTTCAAACAAGATATTTTCACTTCCCTCTTGTCCTCACATGCACAAATCTACAATGAAACTCAAATTCCTTTTGCAAACACATACTTGATTATTGATTCTTATGTTCAATAACTGTAATTCTACTCAAGCAATCCATGAGAACCATTAGACTGAATTTTTAAAGGAAGTGTAATTTCTAGATTAAAAAACTTAGATACAGAGTATAAAACCTCCAAAATCAAAGAGTGAAAAgtagaattcttttttaaaaatttacaaagaagACAGAATTAGAAAATAGATGAACAGTAATGAAGAAGACACAATAAGGTGGTAAATCTAACCTCAATCCTATCAATTACCACATGAAATATACATAGAATATTTGCTCCTATTTGGGTAACATAATTGGTTGACTAAATTTAAGTGGATATATTTTAAAGGGACATAGCAAAACTTTAggattaaagtaaaataaaaatgatgcatTATACATAATTTTAACCAATTAAACAACCATCAAAACTATCTAAATATCAGATAATACAGTCTTTAAAGTTAAAGTAACTTGTTATGGTAATTAGTTTCATTACACTTCTGAATGTAAAATTCCCAATATAATTGCTGGATGGATAAAAAGTATTATCTCACTGAtgatgcacacacatatacacatataaatatatacacacaaatatctatataaattcacatacacacacatgtatacactgACAAacatatgtacatgtgtgtatatatatgtgtgtctgtaagtatgtgtgtgtgtatacatagaCACACCCTTTCCTTTTTGCCCCTTGCTGTGTGGTCTCATAGGTGAAAAATATTTCTATGTGTCtcacatgaaagaaaaatgtttctctATTTTTGTACCACAGAGTTCAATACATATGCATTACATCAAACTGACTCTTGTTTTTCAATATGGAATCATTAATACTTCATATCATCTTTGTAATGTAAATGCAGAGATAGCTGCATTAAAATCCTTCTTACCCTCGACAAACATCTGATTTGCTCCTTTGGAAATCCACAAGCCACAAACTACACATAAAGGGATTCATGACTCCCCCCTCCAAAAGGCTGTTCCTCCCCTGCTTCCAGTTTCATGAAAGTCTGCACTTGGCTCTTTCCCTTAGAGATGTGAGAGTGCGTACTCAACGCTCTTCCCTTCTAATGTGTCCAGCTGGCATCAACACAGAATAttacacagaatatctttcttcTACAGATCCCCAAAATCCATTTTACCTGACATTTTTAATCAGTCAAAACATATTTTTGTGCTATCTTCAACCCACTGCAATTGAATCTGGGCATATATGTCTGTGGATGTTTTAAATATGCTTCTACCACTCAATATAACTATATTTCAAATGATTGCCATCCCTCTAAAGATTTGATATACAGATTTCACAACTTGGTCCTCAATGCCTGTACAGAAATTGAAGTCCAGCTTTATCCCATGCTACCTCATTATTACCTAAGAGCATGTTTCTCTTTAGATTTCTGAATGAATGTCTCATATGTTCCTTTCTCAAGGAACTCTGCCCACAACATTGCGCTTACTTAATTTCAGGAGAAGCTTAATATCAGATGGTAAGTTGTAAACCCAAAGATTTCCCCATCATCTCCAGAATGTCTTAGAACCTACTGGTTTTTTATTGTATACACTCTAAAAAACTACACTGCAAgtaatattaaaatttcaattctATAAGTATTTCCATATAATTACGTAACATGTCATTTACATTGTCAATTTATTGCTATATTTTGGGGCAGAAGCTCAGTGTCCTGCTCAGTACTCTATTGTCCTGTGTATTTTCATAATTATGCTTCCAAGTCTGTGGGGACAGCTGAATAAACAACTGAACATTTTGTGAAAACACATGCATTATGTATTACTAATAATATTAAGAGACTTCATATTCCTTACCCAGGAAAAAGAGAGTCTGGAGACCCTGGAGTCTTGGCTCATGAGAACAAAGGGGATGACAGTTGAGAAACACGCAGAGAATAGTGCAGCCATGTTCACCAGCGTCCAACTGGGATTGTCAAAAACTGAAATACAAACATGCAGGATGGTGGAGAAAGTGTAAAATAGCACAAAGGTGCTCACCAGTAAAAGGATGGTTTGGGTAGCTCTGGACTCAGGGGAGGACCTGGGGGAGAggctggtcctgtggatgtgttGGACCCGCTGCTTGTGCCTGTACAGGATGGAAACCATGGAGCCACTGGCCCAGAGCATGAGCCCCAAACACAGAGCATCAGAGAATGAAAACAGTGCAGCATATAGTGAGTCTGCACTTCTGTCGTGATATTTAGCAGAACAGTACCCGAAATCTTTTCTCTTTATGATGGTATCATTTCTCCAATTGCCAGTCACAAACACAGGAAAAACGATATTTACCAGCATGTAGAGGAGCCAGCACAGGGATGTGGAGAGGCCGATGTACCTGGGAGCTTTCACTTTAATCTCTGCCCACCTGGAGCTCCTGGGACTGATGATGATGGCCTGGAAGACACTCAAGAGGCAGATGCTGCTAATGGACACACCCCTGCCCACTCTGTGAAGGTAGAAAAGGAGTTTGCATCCAACATCACTGGGGAATTGTTTCCACCCCAAAGTTGCCATTGTCTGGGGGACTCCTTTGGAGAATAAAATTAAGGAATTGGCTACAATCAGGTGCTGGAGAATCAAATCTGTGTTCCTTAGCCTGCacccagagaaacagagaaagagataatgatagagaagagagaaatttccaaGGACTCCAACTATAGTCTGGGATGAGAAGACCAATCCTATCACCAAATCCTTGGAGAACATTTTGTGAGTTCCCAGTGACAGAGGAGCCTGCAAGGAAATAGGAGGTGTATGCTACAATTATCATGTCTACTGAAATCTAATATTCTCCACTTACCAGTAGTTCCCCCTTGGAATAtttaaagtagtttttttttattaagagacTTTCAAGACATGACATttcaataacatttaaaatgtagGAATCACTGTGAAGGAGGCCATACATGAggtaaattcttttttcttcacaAATCCACTGGCAGGCATTGCTAGGACTTCCATTGGAAAGATGAAGAAAACATACACGAGAAAGGCTATGTGATTTGTCTGAATTCACACCCTGCTTAGGGGCAAAGTGGTGCCTGGCACCTGGCTGGGTTCATTGAAAGCACTGCATTTAACCACTGTGTTAGAGGAACAAAGCTAGTTAGATGTGTTCTTCCAATAATCAAGATTTCTATGTagcttttttaaaataccttGCCATTGGGTTTTAGTTTCAtggtatattattttataatttttgttgtaGCATTTTTCATTTACATGTGAATATATAGTCTATAGGCCATTGTTGTCCATGAGTAAAGATTTAGATAGCTTAGTAAAGTGTAGAGCCTCACAAAATGTAGATGGTAGAATAGGAGTACAAATGCCAACCCCAGGAGCCAGTAGGACTTTATGAAAGTAAGAATGTCTCCATATTAGGATAGGAGCCTAAATACTATTTGCATTTGCATCAGGAACAAAAGAAcaatgtcagctttcaaaggAATTATTGATCAGTCTCACATATTCTCCTGTATGGAGGACCATGAAACAATAACATAAGATAAAACATCGTAGGGTAGAAACTAAGTTAATGCTTATGCATGCATTACAACCTGACTTAATTAAAACTATAAGCAATGAAATGGGAtttctgaaagatttttaaatgaagacaTATGCAAAATTGAATCTGTAAAGTGAAAATTCTTGTGCATTTTATAAATCAAAACAGTCACTTTTTCTATTGCAATTAGAATTTTTCAAAACAGAGATAGATCATATAATATAGTTGACCCTGGACACTGCTGTGTGAAgcctacaattaaaaaaagttatcttttccataaattctgcttTCCTGACTTCAAGAGGGAAAACAGACTTACCATAATCAACAGACCCTGGGTGTTTTCAGTAGAGACATAATTACTGTCTCCATTAAGCACGTCATACTCCCAGAGTTAGTGAAACATTTGCATCCCAGCAGTTGCCCTTCAGGTACACTGTTTCGGCACAGAATGAGATGTTTCCTGTAGATTGATCCTACTGTTTAGCACAAGTTTTGAGTTATTATAGGCACACCTCTTGTCATCCTGAAAATTGTTCCTATGATTCCTATAACAGTGGTTGAAGAGCAGTTGTTTTCAGAACTACAGGTCTTGAGCACCTTTtttcagaaaaagatttttttattcaCCTAGATTAAACACCCACAATCTCTATCAGAGAGGATTACGTTAAATCCCATTAGGAGCCATCGGGGAGTTGTGTCTGGTCTGCGATCCCCACCCTCATCTCTCTTTACTAGTTCAGCCCGTGCCTCTGGGGTGACTTGTCCCTGTGTTGATTTGGCTCTGGACCCAGTTCAAACTCCAAAGGATCCCTTTCCTGATATAGTCAATTCTCCAAACTCCCAAAATTCTTCCCACTGTTACAGACTCTGCTTCTCAGACCGAAATAGAAAATACTCACCGACTGCTTCCAGCTACCAGGGTGGTGGGCTTCATGCGACAGTCGTGAGAGCTGGTGTGTATGTGTGGCAGGGAGGCAGCCAGATCCTGGCTTATAGGTTTATGATTCTGTGACCTCACCTCCCCAC
Proteins encoded:
- the LOC119521881 gene encoding vomeronasal type-1 receptor 4-like is translated as MLKWDLVIGLVFSSQTIVGVLGNFSLLYHYLFLCFSGCRLRNTDLILQHLIVANSLILFSKGVPQTMATLGWKQFPSDVGCKLLFYLHRVGRGVSISSICLLSVFQAIIISPRSSRWAEIKVKAPRYIGLSTSLCWLLYMLVNIVFPVFVTGNWRNDTIIKRKDFGYCSAKYHDRSADSLYAALFSFSDALCLGLMLWASGSMVSILYRHKQRVQHIHRTSLSPRSSPESRATQTILLLVSTFVLFYTFSTILHVCISVFDNPSWTLVNMAALFSACFSTVIPFVLMSQDSRVSRLSFSWVRNMKSLNIISNT